From Montipora foliosa isolate CH-2021 chromosome 6, ASM3666993v2, whole genome shotgun sequence, a single genomic window includes:
- the LOC138008979 gene encoding uncharacterized protein, translated as MMSLQEVRNQLLISHDDGVINDEELLLLYDLNRSDNLDLPYNTYPGFDFDKLEDDECISEFRFYKNDLPFLAEVLGIPEVVECYQRSICSGLESLCIFLKRHSYPCRYSDMIARFGKPVPVLCMINNYMINYIYQAHSHRILQWNDRILNPQSLEIYSNAITAKGSPLDNCFGFIDGTVRPISKPGQNQRVVYNGHKRLHGVKFQSVALPNGIIGNMYGPIEGRRHDAAMLADSNLLQDMQRYAFSPGQAGRPLCVYGDPAYPLRVHLQTSFRNMILTPQMVDFNKAMSSVRVSVEWLFGDIVEFFKFVDFKKNLKIGLSSIGKMYIVCALLRNALTCIYGNTTSQFFGLDPPTLEEYFA; from the exons ATGATGTCTTTGCAAGAAGTTCGAAATCAACTTTTGATTAGCCACGATGATGGTGTGATAAACGATGAGGAGCTTCTACTCCTGTACGATTTAAACAGGTCGGATAATCTTGATCTTCCCTACAATACTTATCCTGGTTTTGACTTCGATAAGTTGGAAGACGACGAGTGCATTTCAGAGTTTCGCTTCTACAAGAACGACTTACCATTTCTGGCTGAAGTATTGGGGATTCCTGAGGTAGTGGAGTGCTATCAAAGAAGTATCTGTAGCGGATTGGAGTCTCTTTGCATTTTTCTAAAGAGACATAGCTATCCTTGTCGATACTCAGATATGATAGCTCGCTTTGGGAAGCCTGTTCCAGTGTTATGCATGATAAACAACTACATGATCAACTACATCTACCAGGCACACAGTCACAGAATTCTGCAGTGGAATGATAGGATCCTCAACCCTCAGTCACTGGAAATATACAGTAATGCCATAACAGCTAAGGGATCCCCCTTGGATAACTGTTTTGGTTTTATTGATGGGACAGTTAGACCAATAAGCAAGCCTGGCCAAAATCAGCGCGTTGTCTACAACGGTCACAAGAGACTTCACGGTGTAAAATTCCAATCCGTGGCATTACCAAATGGAATTATCGGAAATATGTATGGACCAATTG aGGGAAGACGACACGACGCTGCCATGCTAGCAGACTCCAATCTTCTTCAAGATATGCAACGTTATGCTTTTTCACCTGGGCAAGCGGGTCGTCCACTATGTGTTTATGGAGACCCCGCCTACCCATTGAGGGTGCACCTCCAGACCTCTTTTAGAAACATGATACTCACTCCACAGATGGTAGATTTTAATAAGGCTATGAGCTCCGTAAGAGTCTCTGTAGAATGGCTATTTGGAGACATAGTTGAGTTCTTCAAGTTTGTAGATTTCAAAAAGAACCTCAAGATTGGACTTTCTTCAATAGGAAAGATGTACATTGTTTGTGCCTTATTAAGAAATGCATTAACATGTATATATGGCAACACAACCTCCCAATTTTTTGGGCTGGATCCACCCACCTTGGAAGAATACTTTGCTTAA